Proteins encoded within one genomic window of Dyadobacter chenhuakuii:
- a CDS encoding tetratricopeptide repeat protein, with amino-acid sequence MKVWLGWACCLCFIFISAYGHAQSRSPFADAESSRERIISEYTRPDSLLVVTKEKYNQAIAENNDLTAAGYLQQIGRILFLSGHYPQSLEYLLKADKIYRAKGEKKLLAENLAMLGELYYRNRQSPTARKQYDEALDHYEELKSGAGRADIFGRIGHLYEKKQDYDSAFYFQNKALEAYQQENMREGVAKIYENLGSIYEDQERYDSAYANFDRAYKINRQQGHEQAQIEVLNNLGDVLRKTGQYRKGLHFSFQAMELARRKDDFYQLSGAYNDIAKGYNFLNKNDSAFYYLALSREYLTKIYSQESNKQLALLQTLYDIEQKDNEIEQLTQARKADLMVSVAIGVVVVLVILIAGLVISRQRLKFRNEQKLHAQHKQFLEARNQLMEVDLKNKKLQEENLTQQLEIRTKELSSYTLHVIRKNQLLEDLQTKLDELGKEDKRDQKKQIRQLAEQIRLGLSDDQHWEEFRTIFEQVHQSFFDRLQQQSDSLTSNDLRVLALMKMNHTSADIATLLGVSQDSLRVMRHRLRKKLNIQQGDNISTFIQSI; translated from the coding sequence ATGAAGGTCTGGTTAGGTTGGGCGTGTTGCCTTTGTTTTATTTTTATATCCGCGTATGGTCACGCGCAATCCCGCAGTCCTTTCGCAGATGCGGAAAGCAGCCGTGAGAGGATCATCAGCGAATACACCAGGCCCGACTCACTGCTTGTTGTCACAAAAGAAAAGTATAACCAGGCAATTGCTGAAAATAATGATCTCACAGCGGCGGGATACCTGCAGCAGATCGGCCGTATTCTTTTTCTCTCCGGTCACTATCCGCAATCGCTGGAATATCTGCTCAAAGCAGATAAAATTTACCGGGCCAAAGGCGAGAAGAAACTGCTCGCAGAAAACCTCGCTATGCTCGGCGAGCTTTACTACCGGAACAGGCAATCACCCACTGCCCGAAAGCAATATGACGAAGCGCTTGACCATTATGAGGAACTGAAAAGCGGGGCAGGCAGGGCGGACATTTTCGGCCGGATAGGGCATTTATATGAAAAGAAGCAGGATTATGACAGTGCTTTTTACTTTCAAAACAAAGCCCTGGAAGCATATCAGCAGGAAAATATGCGGGAGGGAGTCGCCAAGATCTATGAAAACCTGGGAAGCATTTATGAAGATCAGGAACGTTATGATTCGGCTTATGCCAATTTTGACCGGGCTTACAAGATCAACCGGCAGCAGGGACATGAGCAGGCGCAGATTGAAGTGCTGAATAACCTGGGTGATGTTTTGCGCAAAACGGGCCAGTATCGGAAAGGGCTTCATTTCAGCTTTCAGGCCATGGAGCTGGCGCGCAGGAAGGATGATTTTTACCAGCTTTCGGGCGCATACAATGATATCGCAAAGGGATACAACTTCCTGAACAAAAATGACAGCGCCTTCTATTACCTGGCATTAAGCCGTGAGTATTTAACCAAAATCTATTCGCAGGAAAGCAACAAGCAGCTCGCACTACTGCAAACGCTCTACGACATTGAGCAAAAAGATAATGAGATTGAACAACTAACACAGGCCAGAAAAGCCGATCTGATGGTCTCTGTCGCTATTGGTGTAGTGGTGGTGCTGGTTATCCTCATTGCAGGGCTGGTCATCAGCAGGCAGCGTCTCAAATTCAGGAACGAGCAAAAGCTGCATGCACAACACAAGCAATTCCTTGAAGCCCGAAACCAGCTGATGGAAGTGGATTTGAAAAATAAAAAGTTACAGGAAGAAAACCTGACACAGCAACTGGAGATCAGGACAAAGGAACTCAGCAGCTATACATTGCACGTCATCCGTAAAAACCAGCTGCTGGAAGATCTGCAAACAAAACTCGACGAGCTGGGCAAAGAAGACAAGCGCGACCAGAAAAAGCAGATCCGGCAACTCGCCGAACAGATCCGCCTTGGCCTGAGCGACGACCAGCATTGGGAAGAATTCAGGACGATATTCGAGCAGGTGCACCAGTCCTTTTTCGACCGCTTGCAACAGCAATCGGACTCGCTCACCTCCAACGACCTGCGCGTGCTCGCATTAATGAAGATGAACCACACTTCCGCCGACATTGCAACACTCCTCGGTGTTTCCCAGGACAGCCTCCGCGTCATGCGGCACCGCCTGCGCAAAAAGTTGAACATCCAGCAGGGCGACAACATTTCAACCTTCATTCAGTCGATTTAG